gtttcaaagttctgcaaagttaaaaagtccAAAGTCTGAGCTCCTCTCCTGGTAAAACGAGCTCCTCTGccccacagaaaacatgaagctcctgaaacacctcacCAGTAGCCCCGCCCACACCTCTGCATCATCGGCAGAAGCCAGGGCTGTAGCAAACGTAGCATGAGCAGTATTTAAACGTAAACAGATGTGTTACGAAGTGGTTCATCAATGTTAGTGGAGGAGGTCAGTCTTAGCGTTCTCATGGAAAACATCTTGGAGGAAGATGATGTGAGTTAAAATACGTGTTGAATGCTTCAATACAGGCTGAATGTCACAGTCACTGCTTCCGTCGtctggaacagcagcttctAACACCAGCATCTGGAGAGAACTTTAGAATCCATTGTGTCACTGCCTTTTTAAAACAGTCGCTGCTGATTGGGgaacacctctgacacacccaccaGACAAAAAGATTGAATGTGTCCCTCGTAAAGTGAGAGTGGAGGATTTcctacacacacaggaagtggttaACCAATAACAACAGAGTGGGCTgggtgaccaatcagagcagactgggcatTATCAGGAGTGGGGgggcttaaagagacaggagctaaaaccaaatgtttgagacagaggctgaaaagaggagctgcagcaatagacagtctgaggaaagtgaggTTTTCTGaacaataaacattttaaagtcacaatATTAATTGAAATGATCAAAcggaatatgagcagaatatgtctcctttaacaaatacacatgtttaaacaaacaagaaaatgaaaatgtaaaaacaaatgacttcTATAGGATAAATCTCTGTTTATGATGTTTTGTGGTGTTAGTGAGGATAATGGTCCTGAatgaagagctgctcacctcggGGCAGATCTGTTAAACTTGACAGAAGCGTACGCAACCTCCTTGTGTTCACTGGGATCCGTCTCACTCTTCCTGAAGTGGACATTGGCATAGTTGAGGTCACAGTTTTCCTCAGACTGATTGTGTAgatgctgcaaacacaaacttgCTTTTTAATCGTGAACTAGTGGCAGAATGGAGAACGTTAGAGTCCAACTATAGCAGCTATAGATTTATTTAAACCGCCTCCTTCTACACCAGAAGTGTTTCAAGGACAGGAAACATGAGGTTCTACTAAAAACCAAAAGGAGGGAAGGTCTTCAGTTTGAATTCCAAACACTAACACTACAAACTTCTCacttagtgtgtctgtgagccacTTGTGTGTGCACTTTCACATCGGTTGTGACCAGATAAGACTACATCTGGGAGCTGGATGTTCACGTACTGCAGCAAAGTTTGGACAAAACAAGTTGTGTAACATTATTTAAGTAGAGGTCGAGCTACACACAATATAGTCACTAGACCCCAAAACTATCTGTCagcacttaaaaaaagaaaagtcaggcTCACAGAAACTTGAAGGAGCGAGAAGGAAGGGGGATAGGCCACACCCCCTTAACTCCCTTTTTTCTCTCAGTCTTGTTCCGACCAGCAACGAGTACACAACTCTCCGTCTCGCCGATGCACCGCACTCTACTCACCAACACTCAGCGCCACACAGCGCTATCTCTCCAGCTCGTAACACAATTACCTCAAATTCACGTCAAAGTTCAACATACTCACTAAATACAGATATGAAAGAACATGACTGCTCTGTGGATCAACTTTTAATTATAGAGCTGCATCCACACGCAGCCAACACTGACTTTATTTGTCTAAACGACACAGACTACAAacagcagactcacacacactgagtctaaGACAGAACAACGCACAATGAACGTGTTACACAGCCACACCCAATGGTGATCTGCTCCACATTACAGTGCTCCACACTAAAGATATCTGAACCAATCAATACAATCTTTCAACAACTTCCACAAGATCTAAAGCAGCACAAgttacaaatcaacaaacaaatttTGACATTGAACTAGTGTTTAATCTTCACATGACAGAGAAAAGGGTTTGACGTGAGAAATAGTGGCGTTTGAAAGgattgaagctgaactgtgtctcacctgctcactgtggTCAAGTCTGTCCCCAGGATCAGCAGATTGatgagagtttctcttttttctgatcaattgaaccaaataacaaacaatatacataataatggagttgatttaatttaacaggACAGATTTTCAGGAATTCATCGTATAAAGCTTTAGTGGAACAGATTTGCTCACCTGATCAGTAGGAACACGGAGAGGAGAGTCAGAGCgaggaaaactgcagcagctgatccaaTGAGTGCTGATGTCCATGCTGCAGGTAAAACTAAGATGAAATAacttttactttatcatttCACAAACTCACAATAATTAATGGTGcaggacaaaacatttacaaaaacaacttttgtaATTTTTGCTAAACCTGTCTCGATGTTCTTACTGAAtataaagacattttcttttctaataAAGCTTTTTGAAGAGTTCTGAGCTCTCAGAGTTGCCTGTTTGTGGGCCTGTCTCTTAAAATGTTAATGATccactgctccccctgctgggaggtgtatgtgtgacgTGTGCACAGGAgcaaagttttgttttcaccacagtcTGTCTGATGAGAGCTGTTTGCTCGTCATGTGAATGTgcacagtgaaggaaatatctttcaagtttactgaggatggtgaaaactttatggatgtttttactgacgctgggtggattcctctttgtgctgctgatggtctgACTGTGAATATTTAAGGGGCAGAAGTCAGACGTCCCATATCTgcccatttaaaatgtaaagaccAAAGAATGGGACAGATTCAATATATCTTCACTTAATAacctgtgtttcactcacatgtcacagtaatAGAAGTGTTTGCTGAACTCCTTCCCAGctcattctcagctgtgcagTAATACTCTCCAGAATCTGACGACCTGATGGAGCTGAAGACAAATTGTGTCTCTTCACTTAGATGTTGAACTTGtttatctcctcttctcttgtaccaggtgtagttagctgctgggttagcatcactgctgcaggtcagagtcactgagctgccctccatgatctcaccagagggactcactgacacagagggaggctttggagcatctgaaggatagtctatattaacacacaggatgagaatacaatcaaaacactgtctgtattatttgttaaaagttttaatttaaattatttccacattattgtagcttcatgaggaggagtaaactcacacaaagtaggagaagggaaacgctcctgtccttctatagcacagtgatagctgtcttcagcattaaagtgtttgaggtgaaagtatttttttcgtccaacaggtttattgttattgtaccaaacgtaggaaagatgatcagggagctgacacctgctgtgacaggtcagctctgtccaggtagaagatggattggctgttgatctcctcacatgtacctggagctgagggtctgtgaacaaacatgtgattttatttcaacatacacactaacatttcaaactgactcttaagtaaatgttacctgtgacattCAGAGTGACTCCGgttgaaccagttaaactcccattcggttggtttgttgtgaacctgaacttgtacacagctgagtcgctctctgtcaggttagagattctcagagtgcacttgttgtttccacagagattctccacacgacctgaatactccggatcagtccttagatcaacgtgaatcccattactctctttaatgaaccagaacttTTCCTGAACTGTCGTATCAAGTTGATTCAacctggatgggtatgtgtagatacagttaatgtccactgttgatcctctgaaggcacagatctcagtagaagtgtaactcacacccCAGTCAATCTGACTccttaccactgtaacacagagcacatcagagaatcagaagataaacttatacatttataaaactaactccatgtattttctctggtgaatcaccagtcagcaagttttcatttaaagatgatgacgatgccaagatgaggaaactttcagttcacataaaacacagagaagttccctttagacttcagtgtgagggagaaacacactgttggaggtgaggaacatgagggaccttgtataagttgctcttataatggagcaaactggttaatatggaggaaatgatctgtgtcttttatgcagagtcgatcaaagatggacgacatgtctccacttcctcccactctccagaaatgaagccaaaatatcctggataccaacgctgccatctttcacatttggaaccacagtctgcacagtagtgatccagagatggagccacagtatcaaggtcccgcccatacatgagctcgaccaatcctgagtcagcctctgctgtcaatcatgaagtttaatctaattttcatttcatgaaataacaaattaaaaccaaacttatgagaAACTTGAACAATaaagtgtgataagaacgacctcaaatgacagaaaccatctttagaaaatgtatttgagacAGGAAATATGTtctatattgcagccagccaccagggggcgatcacaatgctttggcttcacttctggggagcagtcatgtcttcagtctttatttacacaagcagaatactagtactagtactacacaaatttgtcagtactgacagtTGTATCCAAAGAGTTCAATGTGCGCATGCAGAAGAACGTATTTAAAGACACATCAAGTTATGGTACAATGAattatctcaaatactccagcagatAGTGCTGATAGTGAAATACAgtagattaaactcacacattgagggagagcggaaatcctcgagtcctttaacagcacaggaaactctgtCTGTATACTGAAATAGACCTGAATAAGATGCTCCTTCAATCTTCtccttctgttgattcttgtaccagacgtagttcagatgatcaggacgacgacaactgctctgacacctgagctctgCCCAGATAGAATAGTCACCCTTCACTGATGctctcacctgcacatgcaaatctgtgtgtgagaataaggaattcattttagtccaaactgacaacacacacatgcatataaaagtgcaaacacacactcaagtgaaccaaacaagatgtaggaaataaatgaatgaatgttcagatgtaaatgttacctgtgactgacagagtgactccagctgaaccagttaaactcccagtaggttggtttgttgtgaacctgaacttgtacagagctgagtcgctctctctcaggttagagattctcagagtgcacttgttgtttccacagagattctccacacgacctgaatactccggatcagtccttagatcaacgtgaatcccattactctctttaatgaaccagaaaggttcctgaactgtagtatcatggttattaaatgtggatgggtatgtgtaggtacagttaatgtccactgttgatcctctgatggcacagatctcagtagaagtgtaactcacatcccagccattctcacactgtaccactgtaacacagagaatcagattcataaccacaccagagaacacttagtttactttttactttctgtagaaaagaaacatcTGACACAAGAAATGAAAATTTTAGGAGACTTGAGAGAAACTGGGGTGTTTTTAATCTGTTCAAAGTCTCATTAAGATGCAATAAAGATTgacatgaaaaagacaaattaaagaaagatttaaaatcgacctggaaaataaactgccattaaaactgttttttttacctttctgCATCCTGTCGGCCATTTTGCTTCTCAAGCTACACGCTAACTTCCTGCTTTGCTCAGATTCTGTTATATCGTGTGGAAGTGTGAGGTCACtctgctgacctgctggaagGTGCAGGGACTCTTACTATTCAACACTCAGGTTTTTGGTGAGAGACGAATTCTCCTTTGCCAGAGAGGACATCCACCGAAGAATCAAGACTCCAGTTCACTGGATGTTGAGCCAACATACAGATCTTTGAGAGAGATTCAGACTTCCATGTTCCTCTTCACTCCACGGTTTGGTAGGACAGACACTGTACAAAGGCAGATTGGGCCCAACGATCAATccaccagtttgacatttaaaggggacatattatgaccatttcaccacagttgatatggctccttggggtcttaatgaaatgtctgtaaaaaaaattggtaaaaataccacaaggatcatttaaaacagcacctttttactctgtctaaaacagccctcctcagatcgacctgttttgagggccccctcccctctcaccccgcccccatcttaccccaccccctttcacccctctcatcgctcccccttctcacccctaccatggaggtgtaggacatattgtttttacctccattaatttgcctgtgtgtttgaatgtgttctcactacagaatgcattcaacatctatagtgcagattatgggcctttatgtctaAGAGGTATAGAGcagtcagttttgtttttgttatgcatgagatatcagacatttctgcaatacaaatatgactgaggaataaaatacataaattactcttccctctgtattacttaacttataaacctggatcacagcagtacAACATTATTCTGTTGGTAAAAACATTTGAGCTTCACACCCTGAGAGAGACGTCAGAGGAAATTGGCCGCCGTGTGAACATGGTGGATTAAAACACACctaactccttcttcttcacgttGTGACATCACAAGAGGGCGGGTTGTAGAGGGGTGTTATGTGCCTCACTCTGGGAGAGGCTGCCTccccacaagatggctgccgggaGGACTGCATCTCCCAGAAGGCACTGCTGGGGGAGGTGCCAAGGTCCTACTCATTAAAGCTGGAGCTCAGGTGTGCGAGGCGAGAGGGAGAACAAAGGAGTGGAGATCACCACGCAGCAGAGAGTAGGAGACGTGGACAAAGATCCTTTGGAACGGAACACCCTGAGAAGCCTGTGGATGGAGAACTTGTAATATTACTTTGATGAACTTTATGATTTGCTTCCTGAGGGacctttttgttatttaataaaccGGAATTGGTTTGAAACCCTTTTTTTTGgacttctctctgcttctgtgacGCACTGCCCTACACCCTCCTTAGTGGTTAAACCTACGGTGATACCACATgtggtggagaatgtgggcatagGGCGTAGGTGCGAATGATCAGAGGTGAAGAAATCAACGCCTtagtggaattttttttcaggaCTACACCCAGCTGATCCGGAAAACCAAATGGAGCAATTGTTGCAGATGCTGGTGGAGGGCCAAAGAGTTCAACATGAAATGAACACGGCTTTGCTGCAACAACAAGTGAAGGCAAATCAACTCAAAGAGCAGGAGCTACGACAA
This is a stretch of genomic DNA from Pleuronectes platessa chromosome 3, fPlePla1.1, whole genome shotgun sequence. It encodes these proteins:
- the LOC128437521 gene encoding basement membrane-specific heparan sulfate proteoglycan core protein-like, which translates into the protein MLVRSQIDWGVSYTSTEICAFRGSTVDINCIYTYPSRLNQLDTTVQEKFWFIKESNGIHVDLRTDPEYSGRVENLCGNNKCTLRISNLTESDSAVYKFRFTTNQPNGSLTGSTGVTLNVTDPQLQVHVRRSTANPSSTWTELTCHSRCQLPDHLSYVWYNNNKPVGRKKYFHLKHFNAEDSYHCAIEGQERFPSPTLYYPSDAPKPPSVSVSPSGEIMEGSSVTLTCSSDANPAANYTWYKRRGDKQVQHLSEETQFVFSSIRSSDSGEYYCTAENELGRSSANTSITVTCE